GATTTTAAAATCCAGCTGTTTACCGACCAAACAGGAGTTACCGAAAGCCGAAAGGCATTTATTAAAATTGGCTGACCAATTGCCCCACTAGCAACAAGTTCTCTCGCTTTGACGTATTCACCCCAAAAACGCAACACATGACCAATCATCAAAAATACGCCATTATCCTCACACACTTTTTGCATGGCAAAAGCATCTTCCAGGCTCAGAGCAATTGGCTTTTCACAAAAAACATGCTTTTTTTCCAAAGCCGCCATTTCTGTATACTCGCGATGCAAAAAAGTGGGAAGACAAATGTCTACTGCGTCTACTTCTTGCTCGCTAAAAAGCTGTGATAACGAGTTGTAATGAGGTAAGGAATATTTTTTTTGAAATTCAGAGGCCTTAACATTATTAACCTCAAAAAAAGCAACCACTTTTGCTCCTTCTATGTTCTTCCAGGCTTCCATATGTACCGAAGCGATAAAACCTGCTCCTAGCAGAGCTATTTTTTTCATCTTTAACACCTCACTTATCAATTGAAATGAGATAGTCTACATATTTTCGATAATCACATTTGGGGCGAGGCTCAAAACGCAGGTAAACTTCCATAACTTCTCTCTCATTAATCTTCCTTTCTTTTCGGCTTTCCAAAAGACCTGCAACAATCTTTGCCTGCGTTTCATATTCCTGCATGGCATCACGAATAACCTGTTCAGCTTCATAAGGAGCCTTAATAGCCAGGTTAGCACGTATCTCAGAATTCCTACCCTGCAATAAAGCGTCTTCCGGAGAAAAATCACTCCATACTGCATATTGTAAAAAAGTGGAAATGGAACGTGCTTCACCCCAATCAGCCATTACCGGATCCCCAGCCTGTGGCCCATCAAAAGCCCCCACCATAAAAGTAGCTGTATGGTCAAGATGCTCTTTGTAACCGTTAGGCAAGAGGAGACGAGTTGCACCTATACGACGAAGAAGCGGCAATACTTTTCTAAAGGTACCTTCCTCCTTGCCCGGCAGATGCCAGCCAATAAAAGGCCACACACTATAATCTTCGTAATCCAGACGGTGAATTCGCACTTCAGGTATACCCAACTTAGCATAAGCTCGAATAGTCTCCCTAAACCTCAGAGCAGTAATCAAGTGCTTGTGCTCAATCAGGCTGTAACCTCCTGAGCCATTACAGAAAATTACAACGTGTACTTCACCTCCGAAAACTTGAACCGCCTGAAGAAGGTACCCAGGACCAAGAATGGCATCATCATCATGAGGAGCAAACACAACCACCCTCTCTTCTTCCCCACGCCATCCGGGAAAAAAGAAACTAATATCTTTACTATGTTCCTTACTCGTCAGATTGTAAAAAGTGAAATCTTCTCTCCTCACGGTGTCAATCCTCCCCTGCTAACAAATAAATAAAGATAGTTTTTTAAACCTGTATTACGCGCTTTTCCAAACAAGACCTGTATATAGCCTCTATAACCTTCATGTTCCTCAAACCAGCTTCGTAGCTCAGCGGAAAAGAACCTCCCTCAATTATCCAGCGACTGAAGTCGTCTATTTCCTGCGCATAAAGTGGCTGTGCTTTTAGATAAAGTCTCTGCCATCCCTCTTTATCCCTCGACTGTTTCGCATCGTAACCCCTGTCTAACACCTCAAAGTAGTATTCCAGTTCCCCACCCGGGTCCTGACCAATACTGTGACGAGTCATAACAGCACCTCTCGTACCATATATTTCGAGTAAATTATGACTCGCCCGGTCAGGAACATTAAAATAATTATCCACAAAACCTTGTGCTCCATTTTTGAATTTCAAGAGAACCGAGCTAACGTCTTCTACCTCATAGTTATGAGTAATCGTATCTACAAAACCAAAAACTTCTTTAACCTCTCCAACCAACCATTCAAGCAAATCGATGCAATGACAACCCATATCCGAAAGAGCTCCTCCTCCACTCTTTTTCAATTCTTGTCTCCAAGCTCCGGCAATAGGTGGATACCAGCAGGTAAGCTGAGCTCTACAGGCCACTATCTGTCCCAACTTTCCTTCGCTTAACCATTCTCTAATCTGTCTGTGATAAGCGTTATATCGCATCATAAAAGCCACGCCAAATCGCAGGCCGCTCTGCTCTGCAATTGAAGCAAGCTTCTCAGCCTCACTCAGAGTACGAGCTAAAGGTTTCTCACAAAGAACGTGCTTTCCACTCTGCAAGGCACTTAAAACATGTTTATAATGAAAATGCACTGGTGAAGCTACATACACTGCTTCCATTTCTTCCTTCAAAAATTCCCCCAAATTAGAAAAAACCTTAACAGATCTTAACTCTTGCTGCATCTCATTGAGAACTTCAGTATTAACATCCATGATAGCTACAATTTCGCTTTTTTGAGCATAATTAAAGACTTCCGGAATAGTCCTCCGCCGAGCAATACCACCGGCCCCGATTACACCCCATCTGACTTTCATATAATCATCTCCAGGTCATTTTTTGAAATAATCGTACACTTTCTCAAAAGCTTTTATCATCAGTGTCACATGCTTATCCTCATAAACCGGATGACAGGGAAAACAAAAAGTTCTTTCTTCAAGCCAAGCAGCATTTTCGCAAACAACCTGGTCGTACCGAACACTCTTCGGATTGGTATATTCTTTAGATTCGAAAGGGAATT
This portion of the Thermatribacter velox genome encodes:
- a CDS encoding PIG-L deacetylase family protein, with the translated sequence MRREDFTFYNLTSKEHSKDISFFFPGWRGEEERVVVFAPHDDDAILGPGYLLQAVQVFGGEVHVVIFCNGSGGYSLIEHKHLITALRFRETIRAYAKLGIPEVRIHRLDYEDYSVWPFIGWHLPGKEEGTFRKVLPLLRRIGATRLLLPNGYKEHLDHTATFMVGAFDGPQAGDPVMADWGEARSISTFLQYAVWSDFSPEDALLQGRNSEIRANLAIKAPYEAEQVIRDAMQEYETQAKIVAGLLESRKERKINEREVMEVYLRFEPRPKCDYRKYVDYLISIDK
- a CDS encoding Gfo/Idh/MocA family protein, which produces MKVRWGVIGAGGIARRRTIPEVFNYAQKSEIVAIMDVNTEVLNEMQQELRSVKVFSNLGEFLKEEMEAVYVASPVHFHYKHVLSALQSGKHVLCEKPLARTLSEAEKLASIAEQSGLRFGVAFMMRYNAYHRQIREWLSEGKLGQIVACRAQLTCWYPPIAGAWRQELKKSGGGALSDMGCHCIDLLEWLVGEVKEVFGFVDTITHNYEVEDVSSVLLKFKNGAQGFVDNYFNVPDRASHNLLEIYGTRGAVMTRHSIGQDPGGELEYYFEVLDRGYDAKQSRDKEGWQRLYLKAQPLYAQEIDDFSRWIIEGGSFPLSYEAGLRNMKVIEAIYRSCLEKRVIQV